The following coding sequences are from one Ancylobacter sp. TS-1 window:
- a CDS encoding LysR family transcriptional regulator has protein sequence MRHLYSLRLIEAVARAGSMRRAAEDANITASALNRRIRRFEAEFGVELFERLPGGVRLNPAGELLLQHYRATLSDLARVQGQVADLSGERRGHISMACSQALLPYFLPEQIAAYRADHPGVTFSVKVRDRAEAEAELASYASDIALVFEPIYLVDFEVIEMVPQPVHAVMAADHPLAAQAELRLRDCLDGPHVAPAAKFGVRHLLDFAARKGSRRVAPIVETESFELIRHYVLHERAVGFQIPIGLRDPGDGSLVFRPIAARDLPVGNLFLGQMRGRSLPVASARFAVRLAAALKAYRTPGAG, from the coding sequence ATGCGCCACCTCTATTCGCTGCGCCTGATCGAAGCGGTGGCCCGCGCCGGCTCCATGCGCCGCGCGGCCGAGGACGCCAACATCACCGCCTCGGCGCTCAACCGCCGCATCAGGCGCTTCGAGGCCGAGTTCGGCGTCGAGCTGTTCGAGCGCCTGCCCGGCGGCGTCCGGCTCAACCCAGCGGGCGAACTGCTGCTCCAGCACTATCGCGCCACCCTGTCCGACCTTGCCCGCGTGCAGGGACAGGTGGCGGACCTCTCGGGCGAGCGGCGCGGCCATATCTCGATGGCCTGCTCGCAGGCCCTGCTGCCCTATTTCCTGCCCGAGCAGATCGCCGCCTACCGCGCCGACCATCCCGGCGTGACCTTCAGCGTGAAGGTGCGCGACCGTGCCGAAGCCGAGGCCGAGCTTGCCTCCTATGCCAGCGACATCGCCCTGGTGTTCGAGCCCATCTATCTCGTCGACTTCGAGGTGATCGAGATGGTGCCGCAGCCGGTGCATGCGGTGATGGCCGCCGACCATCCGCTGGCCGCGCAGGCCGAATTGCGGCTGCGCGACTGCCTCGACGGCCCGCATGTAGCGCCGGCGGCCAAGTTCGGCGTGCGCCATCTGCTCGACTTTGCCGCCCGCAAGGGCTCGCGCCGGGTCGCCCCGATCGTCGAGACCGAGAGCTTCGAGCTGATCCGCCACTACGTGCTGCACGAGCGCGCGGTGGGCTTCCAGATTCCCATCGGCCTGCGCGATCCCGGCGACGGCTCGCTGGTGTTCCGCCCCATCGCGGCGCGCGACCTGCCGGTCGGCAACCTGTTTCTCGGCCAGATGCGCGGGCGCTCGCTCCCCGTCGCCTCGGCCCGCTTCGCCGTGCGCCTCGCCGCCGCGCTGAAGGCCTACCGCACGCCCGGCGCCGGCTGA
- the atzF gene encoding allophanate hydrolase gives MLADLAFTLESLRAAYARGVTPEAVVEEAFRRLDALADPGIFLYEARHAALGEARALGTPDGRPLWGIPYAVKDNIDVARMPTTAACPDFIHVAESDAGVVARLRAAGAICLGKTNLDQFATGLVGVRTPYPVPRNAVDPALVPGGSSSGSAVAVAQGLVAFSLGTDTAGSGRVPAAFNDIVGLKPTLGALSSTGMVPACRTLDTVSLFAASVTEAWELFELAAGYDAADPWSRPLPRQRLSPLPPPVEVAAPDAASLRTFGDTAQAGHFEATLEKLAARGARVRRIDFSPFYAVAAMLYAGPWVAERLAAVGDRLARAPETLHPTTRAILAGGAGLSAVDAFRGLYRLRELKRRCEEALGAVSLVCVPTMPCFVTLDEIAADPFGPNARLGTYTNFVNLLDMCGIAVPTGPRADGRPGSLTVLARAGEDARAAALALLVERGGSAAPVMATEAGPDEIALAVCGAHMSGLPLNHELVMRGGRFLRGVRTAPAYRLYALPGGPPARPGLVRAAEGGAAIEVEIWSLPRAAFGDFIAGVPAPLTIGTVVLEDASAVKGFLCEAHVMAGARDITGGGGWRAALAAAP, from the coding sequence ATGCTCGCCGACCTCGCCTTCACGCTGGAGTCCCTGCGCGCCGCCTATGCGCGCGGCGTCACCCCCGAGGCGGTGGTCGAGGAGGCGTTCCGCCGGCTCGACGCGCTGGCCGATCCCGGCATCTTTCTCTACGAGGCCCGCCATGCCGCGCTCGGCGAGGCGCGCGCCCTCGGCACACCTGACGGGCGCCCGCTCTGGGGCATTCCCTATGCGGTGAAAGACAATATCGACGTGGCGCGCATGCCGACCACGGCGGCCTGCCCGGACTTTATCCATGTCGCGGAATCGGATGCCGGCGTCGTCGCCCGGTTGCGCGCGGCCGGCGCGATCTGCCTGGGAAAGACCAATCTCGACCAGTTCGCCACCGGCCTGGTGGGCGTGCGCACGCCCTATCCGGTGCCGCGCAACGCGGTCGATCCGGCGCTGGTGCCCGGCGGCTCCTCCTCCGGCTCGGCGGTGGCGGTGGCGCAGGGGCTGGTCGCCTTTTCGCTCGGCACCGACACGGCGGGCTCGGGCCGCGTGCCGGCCGCCTTCAACGACATTGTCGGGCTGAAGCCGACACTGGGCGCGCTGTCCTCGACCGGCATGGTGCCGGCCTGCCGCACGCTCGATACCGTCTCGCTCTTCGCCGCCAGCGTCACGGAGGCGTGGGAACTGTTCGAACTGGCCGCCGGCTATGACGCCGCCGACCCGTGGTCGCGCCCGCTGCCACGCCAGCGCCTCTCGCCGCTGCCGCCCCCGGTCGAGGTCGCCGCGCCGGACGCGGCGAGCCTGCGCACCTTCGGCGACACCGCGCAGGCGGGTCATTTCGAGGCCACGCTGGAAAAACTGGCGGCGCGGGGGGCCCGGGTCCGCCGCATCGACTTCTCGCCCTTCTACGCGGTGGCCGCGATGCTCTATGCCGGGCCGTGGGTCGCCGAGCGCCTCGCCGCCGTCGGCGACCGGCTCGCCCGCGCGCCGGAGACGCTGCATCCGACGACCCGCGCCATTCTCGCCGGCGGCGCCGGCCTCAGTGCGGTCGACGCGTTTCGCGGCCTCTACCGGCTGCGGGAACTGAAGCGCCGGTGCGAGGAGGCGCTGGGCGCGGTGTCGCTCGTCTGCGTGCCGACCATGCCGTGCTTCGTCACGCTGGACGAGATCGCCGCCGATCCGTTCGGTCCGAATGCCCGGCTTGGCACCTATACCAACTTCGTCAATCTGCTGGACATGTGCGGCATCGCCGTGCCGACCGGCCCGCGCGCGGATGGCCGCCCGGGCAGCCTGACCGTGCTGGCGCGCGCGGGCGAGGATGCCCGCGCCGCCGCGCTGGCCCTCCTCGTCGAGCGCGGCGGCAGCGCGGCACCCGTGATGGCCACCGAGGCGGGCCCGGACGAAATCGCGCTCGCCGTGTGCGGGGCGCATATGTCGGGACTGCCGCTGAACCATGAGCTTGTCATGCGCGGTGGGCGCTTTCTGCGCGGTGTGCGCACCGCGCCGGCCTACCGGCTCTACGCGCTGCCCGGCGGCCCGCCGGCCCGGCCGGGGCTGGTGCGCGCCGCGGAGGGAGGCGCCGCCATCGAGGTCGAGATCTGGTCGCTGCCGCGCGCGGCGTTCGGCGACTTCATCGCCGGCGTTCCGGCCCCGCTCACCATCGGAACGGTGGTGCTGGAGGACGCCAGCGCGGTGAAGGGCTTTCTGTGCGAAGCGCATGTAATGGCAGGGGCGCGCGACATCACCGGCGGGGGCGGCTGGCGCGCCGCGCTCGCGGCTGCGCCCTGA